Proteins encoded together in one Citromicrobium bathyomarinum window:
- a CDS encoding MOSC domain-containing protein, whose amino-acid sequence MNLTVEAICAGRAALLPGDKRSAIAKSPLDGPVEIGPRGVAGDEQVDRKHHGFPAMAVHLYPADHYAWLEQQFDAPSALAGPGSMGENLFVHEVDETAVCIGDRFRLGTAIIEVSQPRQPCATIERHLGRKGIVKAIVQSGRCGMFFRVIEPGLAQAGDSLDPLEQGAADWTVRRAFHLVYAGGKPDRGELEELASLPRVSDRLVHDIRRKHPAT is encoded by the coding sequence GTGAACCTGACCGTCGAAGCGATCTGCGCCGGACGCGCAGCCCTGCTCCCCGGCGATAAACGCAGTGCCATCGCCAAATCGCCACTCGACGGCCCGGTAGAAATCGGGCCGCGCGGTGTGGCGGGCGACGAGCAGGTCGACCGCAAGCACCACGGTTTCCCGGCGATGGCTGTCCATCTCTACCCGGCCGACCACTACGCTTGGCTTGAGCAGCAATTCGACGCTCCATCCGCGCTGGCCGGGCCGGGCAGCATGGGCGAAAACCTGTTCGTTCACGAGGTCGACGAAACCGCAGTCTGCATCGGCGACCGGTTCCGCCTCGGCACCGCGATCATCGAGGTTTCCCAGCCGCGCCAGCCATGCGCCACGATCGAACGTCATCTGGGCCGCAAGGGCATCGTCAAGGCGATCGTCCAAAGCGGGCGCTGCGGCATGTTCTTTCGGGTGATCGAGCCCGGCCTCGCCCAGGCGGGAGACTCGCTGGACCCGTTAGAACAAGGGGCAGCCGACTGGACCGTGCGGCGCGCCTTTCACCTCGTCTATGCGGGCGGCAAGCCGGATCGCGGCGAGCTGGAAGAGCTGGCCAGCCTGCCCCGCGTATCGGACCGGCTGGTCCACGACATTCGCCGCAAGCATCCGGCCACCTGA
- a CDS encoding cytochrome b/b6 domain-containing protein encodes MRHFVSTRIWHWINLIAIVVLFMSGLNISNAHPYLYWGDWGFSPTQAWLAVPRFPGWMTIPDYYSLAKARDWHLLMAFPFAFGLLGMWIAMLWNGHFRRDIKTTRREWRWSAIRADIAKHLRFDFTHGEGKYNFLQKIAYGAVFGVLLPGMLLTGLAISPGMEPSLWWLVDIFGGRQSARSLHFLCAWGIFGFFVVHVVLVLLSGPVGQLRAMILGGDHQPTNPPFARPAKSEGESA; translated from the coding sequence ATGAGGCACTTCGTCTCGACCCGCATCTGGCACTGGATCAACCTGATCGCGATCGTGGTGCTGTTCATGAGCGGGCTGAACATCTCCAACGCCCACCCCTACCTCTATTGGGGCGACTGGGGCTTCTCGCCCACGCAGGCCTGGCTGGCGGTGCCCCGCTTTCCCGGCTGGATGACCATTCCCGATTACTACAGCCTCGCCAAGGCGCGCGACTGGCATCTGCTGATGGCCTTCCCCTTCGCCTTCGGCCTGCTGGGCATGTGGATCGCGATGCTGTGGAACGGGCATTTCCGCCGTGACATCAAGACTACGCGGCGCGAATGGCGCTGGTCTGCGATCAGGGCGGACATTGCCAAGCACCTGCGGTTCGACTTCACCCATGGAGAGGGGAAGTACAACTTCCTCCAGAAGATCGCCTATGGGGCCGTGTTCGGCGTGCTGCTGCCGGGCATGCTTCTGACCGGGCTGGCTATCAGTCCGGGTATGGAGCCGAGCCTGTGGTGGCTGGTCGACATCTTCGGCGGACGTCAGAGCGCGCGCTCGCTCCATTTCCTGTGCGCATGGGGCATCTTCGGATTCTTCGTGGTCCACGTGGTGCTCGTGCTGCTCAGCGGCCCGGTCGGGCAACTGCGCGCGATGATCCTTGGCGGCGACCACCAGCCGACCAACCCGCCCTTCGCCCGCCCAGCTAAATCCGAGGGAGAGAGCGCATGA
- a CDS encoding glycine zipper 2TM domain-containing protein, whose product MKIPMMAIAASALALPAAPALAAELPVESRTSTIAASPFSATPASAHQYQRRDYRDRREYRRGYRDARREARHERRLDRGDRVWRGQDGRYRCRRSDGSTGLVIGAGVGALAGSQIAADSTLGAIIGAIGGGLLGREIDRGDLRCR is encoded by the coding sequence ATGAAGATCCCCATGATGGCAATCGCCGCTTCAGCCCTCGCCCTGCCAGCTGCCCCCGCGCTGGCCGCAGAGCTTCCCGTCGAGAGCCGCACCAGCACCATTGCGGCCTCGCCCTTCTCCGCCACGCCCGCCAGCGCGCACCAGTATCAGCGCCGCGACTATCGCGATCGGCGCGAGTACCGGCGCGGCTACCGCGATGCGCGGCGCGAGGCGCGCCACGAACGGCGTCTCGATCGCGGTGACCGCGTCTGGCGCGGGCAGGACGGCCGCTACCGCTGCCGCCGCAGCGACGGGTCGACCGGTCTGGTGATCGGCGCGGGCGTGGGTGCGCTCGCCGGGTCGCAGATCGCCGCCGATTCGACGCTTGGCGCGATTATCGGAGCGATCGGCGGCGGCCTGCTCGGCCGCGAAATCGACCGCGGCGATCTGCGCTGCCGCTGA
- a CDS encoding DksA/TraR family C4-type zinc finger protein, with product MAGGWARDGAVQDQIDDTVSDAVSAARSRMPTGESEQWCVECGEEIPEKRRAALPGVKRCVQCQSGLDASVRSSGINRRGSKDSQLR from the coding sequence ATGGCAGGTGGATGGGCGCGCGATGGCGCGGTTCAGGACCAGATCGACGATACCGTATCCGACGCGGTCAGCGCGGCGCGATCGCGGATGCCGACCGGCGAGAGCGAGCAGTGGTGCGTCGAGTGCGGGGAAGAGATTCCCGAAAAGCGCCGCGCCGCGCTGCCCGGAGTGAAGCGGTGCGTGCAATGCCAGTCCGGCCTTGATGCTTCCGTGCGCAGCAGTGGCATCAACCGTCGCGGCAGCAAGGACAGCCAGTTGCGCTGA
- a CDS encoding class I SAM-dependent methyltransferase codes for MSFDQATIDYYARAAPHYTASTAQDRHRHLDPFLNLLEAGASVLELGCGCGADAAHMHKRGFRVDATDGTAAMARKARERFDIGARVMRFDELDACQSYDAVWAHASLLHAPRGALPDILGRIHRALKPAGWHFANFKLGDDAHPDEGRDLLGRWTNLPSPAWLEQTYAHAGFAVEEAERYRGKACDGTQRDWYALTVRKID; via the coding sequence ATGAGCTTCGATCAGGCCACGATCGACTATTACGCGCGGGCCGCGCCGCACTACACCGCCAGCACCGCGCAGGACCGGCACCGGCACCTCGACCCCTTCCTGAATCTTCTGGAGGCGGGTGCATCGGTGCTGGAACTGGGCTGTGGCTGCGGCGCGGACGCGGCCCACATGCACAAGCGCGGGTTCCGGGTCGACGCGACAGACGGGACGGCGGCGATGGCACGCAAGGCGCGGGAACGCTTCGACATCGGCGCGCGCGTCATGCGGTTCGATGAGCTTGACGCTTGCCAGAGCTATGATGCCGTGTGGGCCCATGCATCCCTGCTGCACGCGCCACGCGGTGCACTGCCCGACATCCTCGGACGCATTCACCGCGCGCTGAAGCCCGCAGGGTGGCATTTCGCCAACTTCAAGCTGGGCGACGATGCCCACCCGGACGAGGGTCGCGATTTGCTGGGCCGGTGGACCAACCTCCCCAGCCCTGCGTGGCTCGAGCAGACCTATGCCCACGCAGGTTTCGCGGTCGAGGAGGCCGAACGCTATCGCGGCAAGGCTTGCGACGGCACCCAGCGCGACTGGTACGCGCTGACCGTCCGCAAGATCGACTGA
- a CDS encoding putative 2OG-Fe(II) oxygenase has translation MATASARKAAANAEYSVKPLFAEPVFVTNIADAISPKQVEFIQSITMVENQMNHISEDLYLFDRRELKSIKQAVHAALETYANDVMGVSSRLEVTQSWALMNPPGVGMHAHTHSNSLVSGSLYYAPMPDPPGNMIFERTTGYRQIELGVESGRTNIYNAPRNAVVPKQGDLVLFSSSILHFVEENRSNQNRYSIAFNTFPRGTIGAFRDVSELKL, from the coding sequence ATGGCGACAGCCAGCGCGCGGAAAGCTGCGGCGAATGCGGAATACAGCGTGAAGCCGCTGTTCGCGGAGCCGGTCTTCGTGACCAACATCGCGGATGCGATCTCGCCCAAGCAGGTCGAGTTCATCCAGTCGATCACCATGGTCGAGAACCAGATGAACCACATTTCCGAGGATCTCTACCTGTTCGACCGGCGCGAGCTCAAAAGCATCAAGCAGGCGGTCCACGCAGCGCTCGAGACCTATGCGAATGATGTGATGGGCGTGAGCAGCCGGCTGGAGGTGACGCAGAGCTGGGCGCTGATGAACCCGCCGGGGGTGGGCATGCACGCGCACACGCATTCCAACTCGCTGGTCTCGGGATCGCTGTATTACGCGCCGATGCCCGATCCCCCGGGCAACATGATCTTCGAGCGGACCACCGGCTACCGCCAGATCGAGCTTGGGGTCGAGAGTGGGCGGACCAACATCTACAATGCGCCGCGCAATGCCGTGGTGCCAAAGCAGGGCGATCTGGTGCTGTTCTCCAGCTCGATCCTCCATTTCGTGGAGGAGAACAGGTCGAACCAGAACCGCTATTCGATCGCGTTCAACACCTTCCCGCGCGGCACGATCGGCGCCTTTCGCGATGTCAGCGAGCTGAAGCTGTAG
- a CDS encoding molybdopterin-binding protein, whose product MSFTMKRRSVLLGSGALMLGACTKISDSEAGTRFFETVDDWQMGLQRALRARDALAPEYAPEDISPTFRGNGSTDPQNDGYPEHVANGFADWRFTVTGLVERPLSFTLDQIMTLPQRTQITRHDCVEGWSAIGQWTGPQLSTFLELARVREGANYVVFRCADDYTRGRYYESIDMDDAYHPQTIIAHRLNGEPLPVKNGAPLRARVERQLGYKHAKYLTGIELVASLDAIGLGKGGYWEDYGGYQWYAGM is encoded by the coding sequence ATGAGCTTCACGATGAAACGCCGCTCCGTCCTGCTCGGCTCGGGCGCGCTGATGCTTGGCGCGTGCACCAAGATAAGTGATAGCGAGGCGGGCACGCGCTTTTTCGAAACCGTCGACGACTGGCAGATGGGCCTGCAACGCGCGCTACGCGCACGCGACGCCCTCGCCCCCGAATACGCGCCGGAGGACATCTCGCCCACCTTCCGCGGCAACGGGTCGACCGACCCGCAGAACGATGGCTATCCCGAGCATGTCGCCAATGGCTTTGCCGACTGGCGCTTTACCGTCACCGGCCTGGTCGAACGGCCGCTGTCCTTCACGCTTGACCAGATCATGACGCTGCCCCAGCGCACCCAGATCACCCGGCACGATTGCGTCGAAGGGTGGAGCGCGATCGGCCAGTGGACCGGCCCGCAGCTGTCGACCTTCCTCGAACTGGCGCGGGTGCGCGAGGGCGCGAACTACGTCGTGTTCCGCTGTGCCGACGATTACACGCGCGGCCGCTATTACGAGAGCATCGATATGGACGATGCCTACCACCCGCAGACGATTATTGCGCATCGCCTCAATGGCGAGCCATTGCCGGTCAAGAACGGCGCGCCCCTGCGCGCGCGGGTGGAGCGTCAGCTGGGGTACAAGCACGCGAAATATCTCACCGGCATCGAACTGGTCGCGAGCCTCGATGCGATCGGCCTCGGCAAGGGCGGTTACTGGGAAGATTACGGTGGCTATCAATGGTACGCCGGGATGTGA
- a CDS encoding argininosuccinate synthase, which translates to MSNNASTNNRVVLAYSGGLDTSVIAKWLEVERGLEVVTFTADLGQGEELEPARRKAQAMGIPDKHIFIEDLREEFVRDFVFPMMRANARYEGDYLLGTSIARPLISKRLVEIARETGAGAIAHGATGKGNDQVRFELSAYALDPDVTVIAPWREWDLTSRTALIAWAESHQIEVPKDKRGESPFSTDANLLHTSSEGKVLEDPWEETPDYVYSRTDNPEDAPDTPEYITLSFEKGDGVALNGEAMSPATLLAALNDLGRKHGIGRLDLVENRFVGMKSRGMYETPGGEIYARAHRGIEQITLDRGAAHLKDELMPKYAELIYNGFWFSPEREMLQAAIDHSQERVSGDVRLKLYKGNASVVGRRSPHSLYSEAHVTFEDDAGAYDQRDAQGFISLNALRLKLLAKRDQRSGN; encoded by the coding sequence ATGAGCAACAACGCCAGCACCAATAACCGCGTCGTCCTCGCCTATTCGGGCGGCCTCGACACTTCCGTCATCGCCAAGTGGCTCGAAGTCGAGCGCGGGCTGGAGGTCGTCACCTTCACCGCCGATCTTGGCCAGGGCGAGGAGCTGGAGCCTGCCCGCCGCAAGGCGCAGGCGATGGGCATTCCCGACAAGCACATTTTCATCGAAGATCTGCGCGAGGAATTCGTGCGCGACTTCGTGTTCCCGATGATGCGCGCCAATGCCCGTTACGAAGGTGACTACCTGCTCGGCACCAGCATCGCCCGCCCGCTGATTTCAAAGCGGCTGGTGGAAATCGCGCGCGAGACCGGCGCGGGCGCGATTGCGCACGGTGCGACCGGCAAGGGTAACGACCAGGTTCGCTTCGAACTGAGCGCCTATGCGCTCGACCCCGACGTGACCGTCATCGCCCCGTGGCGCGAATGGGACCTGACCAGCCGTACCGCGCTGATCGCGTGGGCCGAATCGCACCAGATCGAGGTGCCAAAGGACAAGCGCGGCGAAAGCCCGTTCTCGACCGACGCGAACCTCCTCCACACCTCGTCCGAAGGCAAGGTGCTGGAAGACCCGTGGGAGGAAACGCCCGACTACGTCTATTCGCGCACCGACAATCCCGAGGATGCGCCGGACACCCCGGAGTATATCACGCTTTCGTTCGAGAAGGGCGACGGCGTCGCGCTCAATGGCGAGGCGATGAGCCCGGCCACGCTGCTCGCCGCGCTCAACGATCTGGGCCGCAAGCACGGCATCGGGCGGCTCGATCTGGTCGAGAACCGCTTCGTCGGCATGAAAAGCCGCGGGATGTACGAGACGCCGGGCGGCGAGATTTACGCCCGCGCGCATCGCGGGATCGAACAGATCACGCTCGATCGCGGGGCGGCGCATCTCAAGGACGAGCTGATGCCGAAATACGCAGAGCTGATCTACAATGGCTTCTGGTTCAGCCCCGAGCGCGAGATGCTGCAGGCGGCGATCGACCACAGCCAGGAACGCGTTTCCGGCGACGTGCGTCTCAAGCTGTACAAGGGCAATGCCTCGGTCGTCGGTCGCCGCAGTCCGCACAGCCTCTATTCCGAAGCGCACGTCACGTTCGAGGATGACGCCGGCGCATACGACCAGCGCGATGCGCAAGGGTTCATTTCGCTCAACGCCTTGCGGTTGAAATTGCTGGCAAAACGCGACCAGCGCAGCGGAAATTAG
- a CDS encoding acyl-CoA thioester hydrolase/BAAT C-terminal domain-containing protein encodes MRSFLTILAAFGLGLSTSAAADPGPPVAPTEIMVGEELPYAYFATPEGEGPFPVIIVLGGSEGGDMGSRSSAPRFIEQGYAVLGLPYYSPGYLPPARQLPDLPEAFDSIPLEKLAIARDWLRARDDVKADAIGLYGVSKGAEFVLAGASRIDGFAAVVAIVPSDVIWEGWGPGAKPGEVSSFSWAGEPLPFVPYLGMEEEFAKYAIPGAVVRLRTPQDAGRRANPDRVPAARIRVEEIDEPVLVAGGDADNTWNSGGMAQNIAERRAEAGGLETVAMIYPGAGHALSGTGVQRTEGEFRYDEATLAAQQEIWPATLAFLAEHLKGE; translated from the coding sequence TTGCGCTCATTTCTGACAATTCTTGCCGCGTTCGGCCTCGGGCTCTCCACCAGTGCCGCGGCCGATCCCGGCCCGCCGGTCGCCCCGACCGAAATCATGGTCGGCGAAGAACTGCCCTATGCCTATTTTGCCACGCCGGAGGGCGAAGGCCCCTTCCCAGTCATCATCGTACTCGGCGGGAGCGAAGGGGGCGACATGGGCTCGCGCAGCTCGGCCCCACGCTTCATCGAACAGGGCTATGCCGTGCTGGGCCTGCCCTACTACTCGCCCGGCTATCTTCCCCCTGCACGACAGCTGCCCGACCTGCCCGAAGCGTTCGACTCCATTCCGCTCGAAAAGCTGGCGATCGCGCGCGACTGGCTGCGCGCGCGTGATGACGTGAAGGCCGATGCCATTGGTCTTTACGGCGTATCAAAGGGTGCGGAATTCGTGCTTGCAGGGGCCAGCCGGATCGACGGATTCGCCGCCGTGGTTGCGATCGTGCCCAGCGACGTGATCTGGGAAGGCTGGGGTCCGGGCGCTAAGCCGGGTGAGGTCAGCAGCTTCTCATGGGCGGGCGAACCGCTTCCCTTCGTGCCCTATCTCGGCATGGAAGAGGAATTCGCGAAATACGCGATCCCCGGCGCGGTCGTCCGCCTGCGCACCCCGCAGGATGCGGGACGCCGTGCCAATCCCGACCGGGTGCCCGCCGCGCGCATTCGCGTGGAAGAAATCGACGAGCCCGTGCTGGTCGCGGGCGGCGATGCCGACAACACCTGGAATTCGGGCGGGATGGCGCAGAATATTGCCGAGCGACGTGCCGAGGCGGGCGGGCTGGAGACGGTCGCGATGATCTATCCGGGCGCAGGCCACGCGCTGTCTGGCACCGGCGTCCAGCGGACCGAGGGCGAGTTCCGTTACGACGAAGCCACGCTCGCCGCGCAGCAGGAAATCTGGCCCGCGACGCTCGCCTTCCTCGCCGAGCATCTCAAAGGCGAATGA
- a CDS encoding septal ring lytic transglycosylase RlpA family protein translates to MDGNKKTLRRAALPTLALAVLALPLAGAGAQDAPGQQPLVADLSAEARPVSLTDERVPAVDAFDASFARFDVEPPMPEASARAVDLDQIDPPIEAEPAVWRSGVASYYGARFNGRPTASGERFDMNALTAAHKTLPFGTRVRVTNPRTGKSVVVRINDRGPYAHGREIDVSRAAAVELGLIQRGHGTVELALID, encoded by the coding sequence ATGGACGGGAACAAAAAGACCCTTCGCCGCGCTGCGCTCCCCACGCTCGCGCTTGCCGTGCTCGCTCTGCCGCTCGCAGGCGCCGGAGCGCAGGACGCGCCGGGCCAGCAGCCGCTGGTCGCCGACCTCTCGGCAGAAGCACGCCCGGTCTCGCTGACCGACGAGCGTGTGCCCGCTGTCGACGCGTTCGACGCCAGCTTCGCACGCTTCGATGTCGAGCCGCCGATGCCCGAAGCAAGCGCGCGTGCGGTCGACCTCGACCAGATCGATCCGCCGATCGAAGCCGAACCGGCGGTCTGGCGCAGCGGCGTCGCTTCCTATTACGGCGCGCGCTTCAACGGTCGCCCCACCGCCAGTGGCGAGCGTTTCGATATGAACGCTCTCACCGCCGCGCATAAGACACTTCCCTTCGGCACCAGGGTGCGCGTCACCAACCCGCGCACCGGCAAGAGCGTGGTGGTGCGCATCAATGACCGCGGGCCCTATGCGCATGGGCGCGAGATCGACGTCTCGCGCGCTGCGGCGGTCGAGCTCGGCCTGATCCAGCGCGGCCACGGCACCGTGGAGCTCGCGCTGATCGACTAG
- a CDS encoding SDR family oxidoreductase, with translation MSRPSVLITGGAQRLGAAFSRAFAEAGWHVVIHYRSSREEAEALAGELPSAEIAQADFAQDGAANALAQHLSARLEDWRALINSAAIFEQDSVTALDPAIHDRAMRTNARAPAMLAQSYLAHARASSGRHVIQVTDQKLANPNPDFFSYTMSKHALDATIRMLAMGATRREDRVYGLAPGAILASHDQSEEEAERSHLLNLRRRRTTAQDVAQAAVMLAGGDLASGETLFVDNGQHLLSQPRDVIYLEREGAR, from the coding sequence ATGAGCAGGCCGAGCGTGCTGATTACCGGGGGCGCGCAGCGACTGGGCGCGGCCTTCTCGCGCGCCTTCGCCGAGGCTGGCTGGCACGTGGTCATTCATTACCGATCCTCGCGCGAGGAAGCCGAAGCGCTTGCTGGCGAGCTTCCCTCCGCCGAGATCGCACAGGCGGATTTCGCGCAGGACGGCGCGGCCAATGCGCTGGCGCAGCACCTCTCGGCACGGCTGGAAGACTGGCGCGCGCTGATCAACTCCGCTGCGATTTTCGAACAGGACAGCGTGACTGCACTCGACCCGGCGATCCACGACCGGGCGATGCGGACCAACGCGCGCGCGCCTGCGATGCTTGCGCAGAGCTATCTTGCGCACGCCCGCGCATCATCCGGTCGCCACGTCATTCAGGTGACCGACCAGAAACTTGCCAATCCGAACCCCGATTTCTTCAGCTACACGATGAGCAAGCATGCTCTCGACGCGACGATCCGAATGCTCGCGATGGGTGCGACGCGGCGCGAGGACCGGGTGTACGGCCTCGCCCCCGGTGCAATCCTTGCGAGCCACGACCAGAGCGAGGAGGAGGCCGAGCGATCCCATCTGCTCAATCTGCGCCGCCGCCGCACCACCGCGCAGGATGTCGCGCAGGCTGCAGTCATGCTGGCAGGCGGCGATCTGGCGAGCGGAGAGACGCTGTTCGTCGATAACGGCCAGCACCTGCTCAGCCAGCCGCGCGACGTGATCTATCTGGAACGGGAGGGCGCGCGATGA
- a CDS encoding cyclopropane-fatty-acyl-phospholipid synthase family protein has protein sequence MVFADGSRAQFGAPGSNSLDIAIRLTDSGVARSILLDPALGAAEAFMDGRLVIERGDVMGLVDLFARNAPWEAGASYNRPSPLRKLGNRIAFHGEQLNNAVRSRANVAHHYDIGNALYRLMLDPEHMQYSCGYWPREGMTLGEAQEAKLAHIAAKLALEPGQRVLDIGCGWGGMAIFLAQRAGVHVTGITLSREQAALARERAAAAGVEDKVSIELVDYRDHADQGHKYDRIVSVGMFEHVGQQQFETFFRCTGKLLDTDGVMLVHTIGRMGGPGSTDAFTRKYIFPGGYIPALSETVAASEKSRLIATDVETWRLHYAHTLRAWYAKCEANRDRIVEMYDERFYRMWTFYLAGATAAFESGTMCNYQLQFARHRHALPFSRDYMAQAEKDLLAKG, from the coding sequence GTGGTCTTCGCAGACGGTAGCCGGGCGCAGTTCGGCGCGCCCGGCTCCAACTCCCTCGATATCGCGATCCGGCTGACCGATTCGGGCGTCGCGCGCAGCATCCTGCTCGATCCCGCGCTGGGCGCGGCAGAAGCCTTCATGGACGGGCGGCTGGTGATCGAGCGCGGCGATGTGATGGGCTTGGTCGATCTGTTCGCGCGCAATGCCCCGTGGGAGGCAGGGGCGAGCTACAACCGTCCCAGCCCGCTCAGGAAACTCGGCAACCGGATCGCCTTCCATGGCGAACAGCTCAACAACGCGGTCCGCAGCCGCGCGAACGTCGCGCATCACTACGATATCGGCAACGCGCTCTACCGGCTGATGCTCGATCCCGAGCACATGCAGTACAGCTGCGGCTACTGGCCGCGCGAGGGCATGACGCTGGGCGAGGCGCAGGAGGCGAAGCTTGCCCATATCGCGGCCAAGCTGGCGCTGGAGCCGGGACAGCGGGTGCTCGATATCGGGTGCGGCTGGGGCGGCATGGCGATCTTCCTCGCGCAGCGCGCCGGGGTGCACGTTACCGGGATCACCCTGTCCAGGGAACAGGCCGCGCTGGCGCGCGAGCGTGCTGCGGCGGCGGGCGTGGAAGACAAGGTCAGCATCGAACTGGTCGATTACCGCGACCACGCAGATCAGGGCCACAAGTACGATCGGATCGTCTCGGTCGGCATGTTCGAACATGTCGGGCAGCAGCAGTTCGAAACCTTCTTCCGCTGCACCGGCAAGCTGCTCGACACAGACGGAGTGATGCTGGTCCACACGATCGGCCGCATGGGCGGACCGGGATCGACCGATGCCTTCACCCGCAAGTATATCTTCCCCGGCGGCTATATCCCCGCGCTGAGCGAAACCGTCGCCGCGAGCGAGAAGAGCCGCCTGATCGCCACCGATGTCGAGACCTGGCGGCTGCACTATGCGCACACGCTGCGCGCCTGGTACGCCAAGTGCGAAGCCAATCGGGACCGGATCGTGGAGATGTACGACGAGAGGTTCTACCGCATGTGGACCTTCTATCTGGCAGGAGCCACCGCCGCGTTCGAAAGCGGGACCATGTGCAACTACCAGCTGCAATTTGCACGCCACCGCCATGCCCTGCCCTTCTCCCGCGATTACATGGCGCAGGCGGAGAAGGATCTGCTCGCCAAAGGGTGA